The Actinopolyspora erythraea genome has a segment encoding these proteins:
- the ilvD gene encoding dihydroxy-acid dehydratase — translation MPELRSRTTTHGRNAAGARSLWRATGMTDDDFGKPIVAIANSFTQFVPGHVHLRDLGEVIAGAVREAGGVPREFHTIAIDDGIAMGHGGMLYSLPSRELIADSVEYMVNGHQADALVCLSNCDKITPGMLNAAMRLNIPTVFVSGGPMEAGKAVVVEGVAHAPTDLITTIAASANSRVDDEALGEVERSACPTCGSCSGMFTANSMNCLTEALGLALPGNGSTLATHRARRDLFERAGSTVVELAERWYRHDDGSALPRSIANKQAFENALALDVAMGGSTNTVLHTLAAAREGEIDFTLSDIEEISRRVPCLAKVSPNSNYHMEDVHRAGGITAILGELDRGGLLNREVGSVHSPSLAAWLSEWDVRGGSPSERATELFHAAPGGVRTTEAFSTDNRWSTLDTDAAEGCVRDIAHAYTADGGLAVLRGNLAEDGAVVKTAGVDEELWSFRGPARVLESQEQAVSAILNREIEPGEVLVIRYEGPAGGPGMQEMLHPTAFLKGARMDRECALITDGRFSGGTSGLSIGHISPEAANGGAIGLVRDGDEIRIDVRERALELLVDERTLAERRAKMDSSGHPWRPVDRQRRVSTALRAYASLATSASFGAVRSIGG, via the coding sequence GCCATGTTCACCTGCGCGACCTGGGCGAGGTGATCGCCGGAGCGGTTCGCGAGGCGGGCGGCGTCCCGCGCGAGTTCCACACCATAGCGATCGACGACGGCATCGCCATGGGGCACGGCGGGATGCTGTACTCGTTGCCCTCCCGCGAGCTGATCGCCGACTCGGTGGAGTACATGGTCAACGGGCACCAGGCGGACGCGCTGGTGTGCCTGTCCAACTGCGACAAGATCACTCCGGGAATGCTCAACGCCGCCATGCGGCTGAACATCCCGACGGTCTTCGTCTCAGGTGGCCCGATGGAGGCGGGCAAGGCGGTCGTGGTCGAGGGCGTCGCCCACGCGCCGACCGACCTGATCACCACGATCGCCGCGTCGGCGAACTCGCGGGTCGACGACGAGGCACTGGGCGAGGTGGAGCGCTCGGCCTGTCCGACCTGCGGCTCCTGCTCCGGCATGTTCACGGCCAACTCGATGAACTGCCTGACCGAGGCCCTCGGCCTGGCGTTGCCCGGCAACGGCTCGACGCTGGCCACCCACCGGGCGCGGCGCGACCTGTTCGAACGGGCGGGCAGCACGGTGGTCGAACTCGCCGAGCGGTGGTACCGGCACGACGACGGGTCCGCACTGCCGCGCTCGATCGCGAACAAGCAGGCCTTCGAGAACGCGCTGGCGCTGGACGTGGCGATGGGCGGCTCGACCAACACGGTGCTGCACACCCTGGCCGCCGCGCGGGAGGGCGAGATCGATTTCACCCTGTCCGACATCGAGGAGATCAGTCGGCGCGTGCCCTGCCTGGCCAAGGTCAGCCCGAACTCCAACTACCACATGGAGGACGTGCACCGGGCCGGCGGCATCACCGCGATCCTGGGTGAGCTCGACCGGGGCGGACTGCTCAACCGGGAGGTCGGTTCGGTGCACAGCCCGAGCCTGGCCGCCTGGCTGTCCGAGTGGGACGTGCGCGGCGGATCCCCCTCCGAACGCGCGACGGAGCTCTTCCACGCGGCACCGGGCGGGGTCCGCACCACCGAGGCGTTCTCCACCGACAACCGATGGTCCACACTGGACACCGACGCGGCGGAGGGGTGCGTCCGCGACATCGCGCACGCCTACACCGCCGACGGCGGGCTCGCCGTGCTGCGCGGCAACCTGGCCGAGGACGGCGCCGTGGTCAAGACGGCGGGGGTCGACGAGGAGCTGTGGAGCTTCCGGGGGCCCGCCCGCGTGCTGGAGAGCCAGGAACAAGCCGTCTCGGCGATCCTCAACAGGGAGATCGAACCGGGTGAGGTGCTGGTGATCCGCTACGAGGGTCCGGCGGGCGGCCCCGGCATGCAGGAGATGCTGCACCCCACGGCCTTCCTCAAGGGGGCGCGGATGGACCGCGAGTGCGCCCTGATCACCGACGGCAGGTTCTCCGGCGGCACCTCGGGACTGTCGATCGGGCACATCTCCCCGGAGGCGGCCAACGGCGGCGCGATCGGACTGGTGCGGGACGGTGACGAGATCCGCATCGACGTACGCGAGCGCGCGCTCGAACTGCTGGTGGACGAGCGAACGCTGGCCGAACGTCGGGCCAAGATGGACAGCTCGGGGCACCCCTGGCGACCGGTGGACCGGCAGCGCCGGGTGAGCACCGCGCTGCGAGCCTACGCGAGCCTGGCCACCTCGGCCTCGTTCGGAGCGGTCCGGAGCATCGGCGGCTGA